A genome region from Hevea brasiliensis isolate MT/VB/25A 57/8 chromosome 9, ASM3005281v1, whole genome shotgun sequence includes the following:
- the LOC110653443 gene encoding outer envelope pore protein 37, chloroplastic: MAESPPTLSLPPPPPPPPQPIHMVPPIASADPPPPLLHPLQSPPPPPLPPPSPRSSLPIFFKRPSARVTSEFDSDSSLLFHKVSCKLFDSLVKLKLSFQNNNKGEVSEPQITFTSKLLSIHYDLADQNALIKGSFDVGPALQIRAAHDVKAQQGELSMLAKLADPAYALELSSPVPTIGLPRATLKFPLGEVSLEEREDEEVKRTLSIGGIVKGQILNGLCSAQFNDEDLKLRYAYKDEELSFIPSISLPSNALSFAFKRRISPNNKLSYWYNFDYNNWSAVYKHTYGKDYKFKAGYDSDVRLGWASLWVGDEGGKAKTAPMKMKVQFMLQVPQDDIRSSALMFRVKKRWDIG; encoded by the exons ATGGCTGAATCACCACCAACGCTTtctcttcctcctcctcctcctcctcctcctcagccTATTCACATGGTCCCTCCCATCGCATCTGCAGATCCACCTCCTCCACTCCTACACCCTCTCCAATCCCCACCGCCGCCACCTCTACCTCCACCTTCACCGCGTTCTTCACTTCCCATTTTCTTCAAGAGACCCTCGGCTAGGGTCACCTCAGAGTTTGACAGTGATAGTTCCTTATTATTCCATAAGGTCTCATGTAAGTTGTTTGATAGCTTGGTTAAACTCAAGCTCTCTTTCCAGAACAACAACAAAGGAGAGGTCTCTGAACCCCAAATTACCTTCACTTCGAAACTCCTCTCCATTCACTATGATCTTGCTGACCAAAATGCTCTTATCAAGGGCTCCTTTGATGTGGGTCCCGCTTTGCAAATCAGGGCTGCCCATGATGTCAAG GCTCAACAAGGAGAGTTGTCAATGCTTGCAAAGCTTGCTGATCCTGCCTATGCTCTTGAGCTGTCATCTCCTGTTCCAACAATTGGTTTG CCAAGAGCAACCTTGAAATTCCCCCTTGGCGAGGTTTCACTTGAGGAGAGAGAAGATGAGGAAGTGAAAAGAACATTGTCAATAGGTGGAATTGTCAAAGGCCAGATTCTGAATGGACTATGCTCTGCTCAATTCAATGATGAAGATTTGAAACTAAGATATGCTTACAAG GATGAAGAACTTTCATTTATCCCTAGCATTTCTCTGCCTTCAAATGCTTTATCATTTGCATTCAAGCGTCGGATCAGTCCCAATAATAAGTTGAG CTACTGGTACAATTTTGACTACAACAACTGGAGTGCTGTGTACAAACACACATATGGCAAGGATTATAAATTTAAAGCTGGCTATGATTCAGATGTGCGCCTTGGTTGGGCTTCACTTTGG GTTGGAGATGAAGGTGGAAAGGCCAAGACTGCCCCGATGAAGATGAAAGTCCAATTTATGCTACAAGTGCCGCAAGATGATATCAGATCCTCAGCATTAATGTTCCGTGTTAAAAAGAGATGGGACATAGGGTAG